One window from the genome of Eucalyptus grandis isolate ANBG69807.140 chromosome 7, ASM1654582v1, whole genome shotgun sequence encodes:
- the LOC104445519 gene encoding LOW QUALITY PROTEIN: transcription factor MYB74 (The sequence of the model RefSeq protein was modified relative to this genomic sequence to represent the inferred CDS: inserted 1 base in 1 codon) produces MGRAPCCEKSGLKKGPWTPEEDQKLVDYIHKHGYGNWRTLPKNAGLQRCGKSCRLRWTNYLRPDIKRGRFSFEEEETIIQLHGILGNKWSAIAARLPGRTDNEIKNYWNTHIRKRLLRMGIDPVTHXPRLDLLDLSSFVNPCLFNNSSWAQVNLSRLLGIDPPIDPEQLRLAMFPLSSQHQNSNPAPQNFQESQLINQQIQELPGFTTMASPSFNFLMNHKYVNPTW; encoded by the exons ATGGGGAGAGCACCTTGCTGCGAGAAGAGCGGGTTGAAGAAAGGGCCATGGACCCCGGAGGAAGATCAGAAGCTCGTCGACTACATTCACAAGCACGGCTATGGAAACTGGAGGACTCTTCCCAAGAATGCAG GGTTGCAAAGGTGTGGAAAGAGCTGTCGCCTGCGGTGGACGAACTACCTAAGACCGGACATCAAGAGAGGGCGGTTCTCTTTTGAAGAGGAGGAGACCATTATTCAGCTCCATGGCATTTTGGGGAATAA GTGGTCTGCGATAGCAGCTCGTTTGCCCGGAAGAACGGATAACGAGATCAAGAACTATTGGAACACCCACATCAGGAAAAGGCTCCTCCGGATGGGAATCGATCCGGTGACGC GCCCCCGCCTCGATCTCCTCGACTTGTCTTCTTTCGTGAACCCTTGTCTCTTCAACAACAGCTCGTGGGCTCAAGTGAACCTCTCCAGACTGCTCGGGATCGACCCCCCGATCGATCCCGAGCAGTTGAGGCTCGCAATGTTTCCGCTATCGTCCCAACATCAAAACTCGAACCCGGCTCCTCAAAATTTCCAAGAGAGCCAGCTAATAAACCAACAAATTCAAGAACTCCCCGGTTTTACTACAATGGCCTCCCCCTCGTTCAATTTCCTAATGAACCACAAGTATGTCAACCCAACTTGGTAG